The following are encoded in a window of Penaeus monodon isolate SGIC_2016 chromosome 9, NSTDA_Pmon_1, whole genome shotgun sequence genomic DNA:
- the LOC119577183 gene encoding uncharacterized protein LOC119577183 yields the protein MKLLVWISVVVAGSLAQPEAFSFPRPSSGALEVIKRLGESRAGDIKVTQGRSKAGDSPIFFIKLPPSPYYFRPNSVPSPAHNLEKLPVSFVNNGKPHRVQHWNLPLINAHRSRPLHPHTRLRPHPHLHLRPRPHTPTLPAVTPPSTTQTKMTETQPQLQQPQPQPQLLPTTTTTTTTVAPHPPMAKTRPVKPWVNLKKGFVYNGRPSSVYVWSPVKSAVKTPVKTPVKIFMRRQPSENVYFGRSNDNGNE from the exons cgtgGTCGTAGCGGGGTCTTTGGCACAACCAGAGGCTTTTTCCTTCCCTCGGCCGTCATCAGGAGCTCTGGAG GTAATCAAGCGCTTAGGTGAGAGCAGGGCAGGTGACATCAAGGTGACCCAGGGACGAAGCAAAGCAGGTGACTCCCCTATCTTCTTCATTAAGCTGCCACCTTCACCTTACTACTTCAGGCCGAACTCTGTACCGTCTCCTGCGCACAATTTGGAGAAg cttccgGTGAGTTTCGTCAACAACGGCAAACCCCATCGCGTCCAGCACTGGAATCTCCCCCTCATCAACGCCCATCGATCACGCCCACTCCACCCACACACTCGCCTCCGCCCACACCCGCACTTGCACCTCCGCCCACGACCACACACGCCCACTTTGCCCGCCGTAACACCACCTtcgacaacacaaacaaaaatgacGGAGACACAACCACAActccaacaaccacaaccacaaccacaacttttacccacaacaacaacaacaacaacaactgtggccccccacccccccatggcCAAGACCCGCCCTGTCAAGCCGTGGGTGAATCTCAAAAAAGGGTTTGTTTACAACGGACGACCTTCCTCCGTGTACGTTTGGAGTCCTGTCAAGTCTGCTGTCAAGACGCCTGTCAAGACGCCTGTCAAGATCTTCATGCGAAGACAACCGTCAGAAAACGTCTACTTCGgtcgtagtaatgataatggtaatgaataa